The Neodiprion lecontei isolate iyNeoLeco1 chromosome 6, iyNeoLeco1.1, whole genome shotgun sequence sequence AATAGATATATTTCAAAGAATTGTGACGCGTTAGGAATTTCGAGAAATGATTATACATGAATGTTCCTTACTTTTAAAAAACAGTTCCAGGTATTTATGAGATGCAGAAAGGTTtttaacactttttttttacaaatcgtTACATAATAAATGTTTCGAAATACTTTGTCCCCATGTCTCGATCAAGTATTTCTTTGAGTATCGTTATCTACTAATTTATATCAACTGATTCATTACATAGCATTATGAAACCGTTCAAGAACGTGGGGCTGTTCGGCTCAAAATTGTTTTGAACTGTCCCGTTTTTCTACACTCAGCTACAGGTTTCCATGTTACGTTTAGCGCTGTGAATCTATGTCATCATTCAGATGAAATCTACCTTGATTAATGATCAATAATTCATCTTATTGTTATGACATCCCTAATAATAGTATTTCTAggagatattttttcacaacttcgtactgaaattcatttttattcacttctTTGGAGAATACGTAGTTCCATTTTAATCCTTCATTTCTTAATAATGATTACTGGACTATTTCCAAGTCAGTCAAATATACAAATGATAAGTACAGTAAATCGCAGAGCCATGCGCCCGTATTCAgagtattttaattttaatcgcTGTCCAGCacagtaataaataatatttaaaatattaattatattatgtataaaacgATATGCAGTAATAATCATTGTAGAAACTCACACGCGTCTAGACAAATTCACTAATAATTGTTCCTTATATCTAAGCTCACTATAAACCAGTTTTTCAACAGCgttgaagtataaaaattatttcattcaaccAAGGTAGCAAGATGCAATTCAAGCCagcatgtttatttttactttcgtaATTTTACGTGACGAAaactaaaaattcaagaattaGAGGTACTGAAAACTCTTTTTAATTGCTGTTAAACAGTGTTTCTGACGctgttttcaataaataaaacagtttttattttattgttggGATGAATTTTTGCTGATCCAGAATCAGTAAAGATTATTCGATGTGGTCATTTCGTCGATAATATTGCACATCATTCGGTCCCTTGGACAACACGGATCTGTAGCTTGTTGCTCTAGTCCCAAAGTATCCATAACTTCCATCGTATCTGTACTGACAGCAAGGCTTGAATCTAGCTCCGAGGTGTCAGGCAGCATCTGCAATGCATGCTGCAATATTTCCTGCACCTAGAGAGaaagaattgaaagaaattttagtCAGTGATATTAGAAGAAACCAAATGTGATGAAAGATAAACCAATGACACGTATAGCATACTTTGTCTAAATGTTTTTGAAATCGCAGAGTGGTTTCTGTCCGCTGTCTACGCTGGAGCTCCATCATAACACGAAGAGTTTCTCTAGCCTGATGCGGCCTAAACTCATTAAGCAAGTGGTGAATATGGATGAACAAAAGGCTCAAGTCCTCGACCTGAAAATACGTCAGGAAAAACCATGAGATTCTTTATTACCGTCAATAACTCCTGGTGTTAAATGTCTCAAGTATGAAGAAAATCAAGGACACACCTTCTCCGCTCTCCTCGGACTGTCGGGACACTGTACCAGCAGATCTATAAGGTCTAAAAAATTGACCAGAAGAGAGTGATTGAGTTTCTTGAGCTCACGACGCCGGTCAAAATGCTGGGGATAAAGCCTCTTGATCCCCTGCGCTTCCAGCGGCCTTATGATGGTGTCGTCGGCGTTGAACATGTTCCCGAACATGGAATAGTTCTCATGATTAGCCGGGGGAGGACGGGGAGCTCTTCCTCTACGCACGTTCTCATCGGTGTACAAGTTGATGTACTGAGTAGGCGGCATGGGCAGCGAGCTGACCTGCGTCGCTTCCGGAGTCGCCATggtttaataaaataatatcaacGGCGTAgtcgtaagattttattcctgtaaaagaaaagagaaggaacTGAAACGAGTCAGAGGAATTTAAACgtcagatgaaaaaaagatggGTCATGTTAGGCTAGGTTATAACCACGATATCAGCCTCGGTTTAACACCATCAATCGGAGGGTGAAGATAGGCGAGGTGGATCTACTCACGCCATGAAATACGAGTAAAGCAGTGGAAGGCTCGTCGACGAGGCAGTCACTGTGTTTTCAGCGTCTAACAACGCGAGTCGTCACAGcagaggaaaaaacaaaagcagCGCGGCGGTTAGTGTTCgccattttgttttgtttacaTGCCTGCGTAGCGCCGAACATGGAAGATGCCTGGGAATGTTAAATGTTTACGCTTTTTCAAAGTTCATCCAGTTACCTACACAGCGACGTTATTCGACCGTCGGAAAAGCGTCGCTTGCCTCTCGGTGTCGCGGTTGAAACAACTCGGGATTAAATCGCGCTGCCCGAATGTCGAAGTGTAAAATATTCAGACAAGTGGATAAGTGACCAATACAAAACAGTTGAACATCGATGTGTCTCATGACTAACGCCGTAGCGCATTTCCTGTTATCTCGTGAATTTCCGACCGTCTTGCCTAGCCGTCGCTTCGCCCGCGACCGTTTGACAGGTTACCTCCCCCCTCTCCGTACCGCCCGCCGCTAAGCCTCTCTCTGTGTTCCTTTGCATccacgtgaattttttttttcgcattataCCCCTAACCGAATCCGGCGGGCAGCCACGTTCTCGAGACCGATGCATCGTCTGGCTGTGTGACAAACCGGTGCTGTGAATGGTAAGAGTACTGTGTTGACTACCGATAgtctttattttattgttacacGGTTTCCCGGCTATTTCGACGTCGGCCGAGGCGATTCCGAGGAACTCGGCACCCAAAACGTCAGTATTTTATAACCGCAAATTCCGTGCGCCTTTCCCTATCGCCTATTTTCGAACTGAGCTTCGGTTTCGTTATCAGTACCGTACCCGGTTTAGCTACGCGATGTTCTCGACGCTTTTATACTTTTACTCTATTCCTATTATCGTTCGTAAACCGACTGCATTGTAAAATAATCGCCTCGATTGTTGTACCTGAGCAATTGATGGAATGCAGTGTTTGTAAACAACGAAAAATGAGCCATGCATCGACCATCTCGAAACGGTTTCCTGTTCACAATTTACACACATATTCGATATCAGTTTTACTCCTCTCTTTTATCTGATGGCGTGCCAACAGTTGGTCTCTGTTCATCTTTTCCCTACTTCCCTGTCATCAGCTgttcaaatttgttgaatCCACCATCCGTCAAACACACATTCTTCTTTCAATCAGCTCTCATCCGCCATTCTATTCTCTTCTATTCAACTTCTCGCTATCTTCTTTGTCTTcatattttctcttcttctttcttacGCTGTGAACCGAACTACCGAAACTTGTACTCTGCGAATCGGATTTTCTCTttgtttctccctttctcGACAAGAAGCTCCAACTTTTCTTACTTTCAGATCAACAGATATGT is a genomic window containing:
- the LOC107219991 gene encoding mediator of RNA polymerase II transcription subunit 7, whose product is MATPEATQVSSLPMPPTQYINLYTDENVRRGRAPRPPPANHENYSMFGNMFNADDTIIRPLEAQGIKRLYPQHFDRRRELKKLNHSLLVNFLDLIDLLVQCPDSPRRAEKVEDLSLLFIHIHHLLNEFRPHQARETLRVMMELQRRQRTETTLRFQKHLDKVQEILQHALQMLPDTSELDSSLAVSTDTMEVMDTLGLEQQATDPCCPRDRMMCNIIDEMTTSNNLY